The following DNA comes from Rhodanobacter sp. AS-Z3.
ACCACAAACCCAATACCGGCATGGTCAGCTGGCCCAGCCGGTTCTGCACGGAAAGCGATTGCGACGGCTGCAGCAGTGCCGCAAAAGTACGGCGGATGAAGTCCTGATCGCGCTGGTTACGCTTCACCATGACGTCGACGAAACGTCCGGGGAGCTCGGGCGGCTGTTCGAACGCGAGCGACTCCAGATGCATGAAGCCGGCGCGATCGTTGTAGACGAACGGGTTTTTCCCGGCCACGACCTCGCGCCCGAGTGCACTTTCAGCGGATTTCAGACCGAACGCATCGACCAAGGCCAATTCGGCGACATGATCAGCGTGGTCGGCGGCATACACGGCCGCCACGGCACCGCCCATCGAATGGCCGACCAGGACGAAACGGCCCAAGTGCAGCGTCTGCACAAAGGTATCCAGACGCGCTGCCTGCGCATCGATGCCGTAGTCGGCGCCGGCAATGCGCGAAGAATCCCCCCAGCCAGGCAGATCCGGAATCACCAGATGGAAATGGGCCGTAAGCAATTTCGCCACGGGCAGCCACACGGTGTTGTCGGAAGTGAAACCGTGCAACAGCACGATGGTTGGCCCTTCACCGCCTTCGTAATAGCTCCAGCGGGTATCGCCGGCCTGCACCGAATGCTTCTCCAGATGTGCAGCCATCGCCTCACGCTTGATGTTCGCCTGCAGCAGCCATTGCGGCGCAAAGACATAGCTGCCGCCCAGCACAATCACCAGCAAGGCAACCAGCCACGCCAGAAATTTCAGACGCCGAAACAGCATGCGCTTCCAGAGTGGGGTGGTCTTGTTCGTCGATGCTTGCATGGGATTTGGTGTCGGCTGGTGGATGGATCACAGAACGTCCCCCTGCAGCGCAGGGGGACGTTCTGTGCTTACTTGGCTTTCTTCGCCTTGGCGATGACGCTTTCTACCACCTGCTGGGTCAGCGGGTGATAGCCGTCCTTCGCCTGGGCATAAACCTGCTCCGCAAAAGCGAGGCCTTCCGGTGCGTTCACCAACGCCTTGTACAGCGGCACCGTGAGATACATCCGGCCGATCCGCGTCATGTGTTCGGCAGCCGCCGGCCATACCGTCTTGTCGCCGGCGGCGATCGCGTGGATGTACCAGCGCATGCCGATCTCGGCGTTCGGTGTGCCGGTGAGGTGCCAGGCGGCGTCGAGCTGCTGCATCTTCGCCAGCGGCGGCGCATCGGGCAGGCGGTCGAGGAAGTACATCCATTCCTGCGTGTTCCAGCCTTTCGCGTCGAGTTTGTCGGCGGCGAGCGTGCCGGCGAGGAAGTCGCTGCGCTCCTGGTCGATCGTGTTGAAGCGTGGCGAGGCGGGTAGTGGCGCATCCTTCGGAATACCTTCGCCATAGACCCAGGCCTTGACCTCGTCCCAGCTCATCTTGCCGGGATACTTTTCGATCAGGTTCGGCTTCATGTAGTCGAGCATCTGCTCGGTGGTGATGCTGTGCCAGGCGAAGTGCGCGAAGTAGCCCTTGAGATAGTTGTCGAAGTTCTCGCGGCCGAAGCGTTGCTCCAGGGTGCGCAGGAACCACGAACCCTTGTCGTAGGCCACGTCGGACAGCGAATCATCTGCGCCGACACCACGCGGATCGGGGGCCAGTTTCTGCGAATTGGCCGCCATGCCGCCGATACTCTTCTGCAGTGCGCGCGCCGACAGCAGTGCCTCCTCGTCCGCCAGCACCTTGCCGTAGACCGCCTCGGTGATGCGACCCTGCACGTAGGTGGTGAAGCCTTCGTTGAGCCAGATGTCGCGCCACGCGGCAGACGTCACCAGGTTGCCCGACCACGAATGTGCCAGCTCATGCGAAACCAGTGAGACCAGACTCTTGTCGCCGACCAGTACGGTTGGCGTCGCGAACGTCATGTTCGGGTTTTCCATGCCGCCGTACGGGAACGACGGTGGCAGCACGAGGATGTCGTAGCGACCCCAGGCATAGGGGCCGTAAAGCTGTTCGGTGGTGGCGATCAGCTTCTCGGTGTCCTCGAACTCGTGGGCGGCCTTGGCGACCACCGACGGTTCGGCGTAGACGGCCGAACGCGGCCCGGTCTCCTTCACTGCGATATCGCCGGCGGCAATCGCCAACAGGTACGACGGGATCGGATGCGGCTGGTCGAAGCGGAAGTCGCCATCCAGCGGATGCTTGGCGTCGTTGATCGCGCTCATCACCACGCGCACGTCCTTCGGCGCCTTGACGTGGGCGTCGTAGGTGAAGCGGATCGCCGGTGAATCCTGCAGCGGCACCCACGAGCGCGCGTGGATCGATTCGGACTGCGAGAACATGAACGGCAATTTCTTGTCCGCCGTCTGCGCCGGGGTCAGCCACTGCAGGCCGGAGGCCTCAGGCGACGTGGTGTAGGCGATGCGTACCTGCGCCGGATGCTTCGGCGCGGTGATGGTCAATTTGCTGCCGAGCTGTTTG
Coding sequences within:
- a CDS encoding alpha/beta fold hydrolase; amino-acid sequence: MLFRRLKFLAWLVALLVIVLGGSYVFAPQWLLQANIKREAMAAHLEKHSVQAGDTRWSYYEGGEGPTIVLLHGFTSDNTVWLPVAKLLTAHFHLVIPDLPGWGDSSRIAGADYGIDAQAARLDTFVQTLHLGRFVLVGHSMGGAVAAVYAADHADHVAELALVDAFGLKSAESALGREVVAGKNPFVYNDRAGFMHLESLAFEQPPELPGRFVDVMVKRNQRDQDFIRRTFAALLQPSQSLSVQNRLGQLTMPVLGLWCHDDRIIDVSALDSLRSGLSASSAISSSTINGCNHMPMLEKPEQTAQILTGFALSH
- a CDS encoding M1 family metallopeptidase, producing MRLLPVLALATLVLPLAAQATDPNSYAQPDQVVVKHLDLDLKIDFAHKQLDGVATLKLDWKNSAASSLVLDTRDLKIAKVEAVEASGKTRALPYALAPRDKQLGSKLTITAPKHPAQVRIAYTTSPEASGLQWLTPAQTADKKLPFMFSQSESIHARSWVPLQDSPAIRFTYDAHVKAPKDVRVVMSAINDAKHPLDGDFRFDQPHPIPSYLLAIAAGDIAVKETGPRSAVYAEPSVVAKAAHEFEDTEKLIATTEQLYGPYAWGRYDILVLPPSFPYGGMENPNMTFATPTVLVGDKSLVSLVSHELAHSWSGNLVTSAAWRDIWLNEGFTTYVQGRITEAVYGKVLADEEALLSARALQKSIGGMAANSQKLAPDPRGVGADDSLSDVAYDKGSWFLRTLEQRFGRENFDNYLKGYFAHFAWHSITTEQMLDYMKPNLIEKYPGKMSWDEVKAWVYGEGIPKDAPLPASPRFNTIDQERSDFLAGTLAADKLDAKGWNTQEWMYFLDRLPDAPPLAKMQQLDAAWHLTGTPNAEIGMRWYIHAIAAGDKTVWPAAAEHMTRIGRMYLTVPLYKALVNAPEGLAFAEQVYAQAKDGYHPLTQQVVESVIAKAKKAK